The DNA region AGAACATGGACTACATAACGAGCCAGTCGACAGGCAACGGCGCGCTCGCGATTTCCGTGGTCTTCAAGATCGGCTCGGATCCGAACACCGACCTGGTTCTCACGCAGAACCGCGTGCAAGACACGCTGTCGCGCCTGCCGCAGGAAGTCCAAGCGCAGGGCGTGCAGGTGAAGAAGACGATCGACGCGCTGCTGCTCGGCGTCCACGTCTATTCGCCGGACGGTTCGCGCAGCCCCGAATACATGTCGAACTATATGCTCAAGATCCGGGACGAGATCGCTCGCCTCCCCGGCGTGTCCGATTTCCAGATCTTCGGCCAGCGCGACTACGCGATGCGCATCTGGATCGATCCGGACAAGGCCGCCGCCGACAACATCAGCGCAAACGAGATCCTGGCCGCGCTTCGCGCGCAGAACGCTCAGGTTTCCGCCGGCGTGCTCAACGCGCCGCCGATCACGACGACCGACGCGGCGTACCAGATCAACGTGCAGGCGCTCGGCCGCCTCACGACTCCGGAGCAGTTCGGCAACATTATCGTCAAGTCCGACAGTCGGGGACGCGTCACCCGCATCCACGACATCGGCCGCGTCGAGCTCGGCTCGGCCGACTACGGCTCCATTGCCTACGCCGACAAGTATCCGTCGACGCCCTGGTTTCCCAAAGCCACGCCGGGTGCGAACGTCGTGCAGGTCGAGAACGCCATTTGGTCGAAGATGGCCGAGCTTAAGAAGAGCTTCCCGCCTGGTCTCGACTACATCCGGATCTACGACCCGACGACGTTCGTGAGCCAGTCGATCGCGGAAGTGGTCAAGACGATCTTCATCGCGATCGCTCTCGTCGTCGGCGTCGTCTTTCTGTTCCTGCAAACATGGCGCGCGACGATCATCCCCGTGATCGCCATTCCCGTCTCCCTGGTCGGCTGCTTCACGGTCCTCGCCATCTTCGGCATCTCGATCAACAACCTCTCGATGTTCGGCCTGATCTTGGCAGTCGGCATCGTCGTCGACGACGCCATCGTCGTTGTCGAGAACGTCGAACGCAACATAGCGGCGGGCATGTCCCCGCGAGAGGCGGCACACAAGACCATGGACGAGGTCTCGACCGCGCTGATCGCCATCGCGTTGACGCTGTGCGCGGTGTTCATCCCGTCGGCCTTCATCAGCGGCATCTCCGGCCTGTTCTTCACCCAGTTCGCAGCGACGATCGCCGCCTCGACGATCATTTCGGTCATCGTCTCGCTGACGTTGAGCCCGGCACTGTGCGCGGTGCTGCTGAAGCCGCATGCCGCGCATGCCAAGCCGCGCGGCATCAGCCGGATCGTGCAGGCCGCATTCGGACGTTTCAACGCAGGCTTCGAGTGGGCGTCATCGAGTTACGGCCGGGTCACGGGGCGCATCATCAGAGCGAGCGCCGTCGTCGGCGTCGTCTATCTTGGCCTGATCGGCTTGACCGGCTTCCAGATGTCCCGAATGCCCACCGGCTTCATCCCGAGCCAGGACATCGGATATCAGGCCGTCATCGTGTTCCTGCCCCCGGGATCAAGCCTTCAACGAACCGATGCGGTCGTACGCGAAGTCAACGACATCGTCCTGAAGGAGGTGCCGGGCCCGACCCATACCTCACCCGTAGCCGGTCTCGATGTCACCACCGGCACGATCGCGCCGAACGTCGGAACCGTCTTCTACGGTCTGCCGTCCCTGTACGGATACCACATTCCGGGCGTCAACGCGGCGACCATGCTACCGAAGGTCCGCGCCGCATTGGCCGGCATCAAGGACGCGGTTGTCATCGTCGTGAATCCGCCGCCCGTCCAAGGCCTCGGCTCCGCCGGCGGTTTCAAGCTGATGGTCGAGGATCGCGGCGATCATACCCCGCAGGAGCTTGCCTCGGCGACCAACACGCTGGTCGCGGCTGCCAACAAGGACCCGGCCTTCGCCGGCGTGTTCACGCTCTACAACGCCGGCGCGCCCTCGCTGTTCGCCGATATCGACCGGGAGAAGGCCGAGAAGGTCGGGCTCACGCCGACCGACGTCTTCTCGACGCTCCAGCTTTATCTCGGCTCTCAATACGTGAACGACTTCAACTATCTCAACCGCACCTATCAGGTGCTCGCCCAGGCGGACGAGGCGTTGCGCAAGACGCCGGAAGACATCGGGCGCCTGAAGGTCCGAAACGCGAGCAACGAGATGGTGCCGATAGGCTCGGTCGCCAACTTCCAGCACCAGACCGCGCCGTATCGTCAGCCGCGCTACAATCTCTACCCGGCCGCCGACGTCCTCGGTACCGCAGCGCCCGGCGTCGCGTCCGGCACCGCTGCGGCCCGGATGGAGGCGCTCGCCAAGGAAGTGTTGCCGGCCGGTTTCGCGATGGAATGGACCGAACTGTCTCACCAGCAGGAAAAGCAGGGCATCCCTACGATCGCGATCTTCGGCGCGTCCGCTCTCTTCGTCTTCCTGGTCTTGGCCGCTCAGTACGAAAGCTGGAAGATGCCGTTGGCCATCGTGCTGATCGTGCCGATGTGTCTGTTGGCGTCCGCGACCGGCCTCGCCTTCCGAGGCATGCCGATCGACATCCTCGCCCAGATCGGCTTCGTCGTGCTGGTTGGATTGGCGGCGAAGAACGCGATCCTGATCGTGGAGTTCGCCAGGCAGCGGCAGGACCATGACGGCGATACGGCGGAACAGGCCGCGACGGAAGCGGCACGCATCAGACTCCGCCCGATCCTGATGACTTCGGCTGCGTTCATTCTCGGTGTCTTTCCCCTCGCGGTAGCGACCGGCGCCGGATCCGAGATGCGGCAATCCATAGGCACCGCCGTGTTCGCCGGAATGATCGGCGTCACGATCTTCGGTCTGATGTTCACGCCGGCCTTCTATACTTTCATCCGCGATTTCGGCTCTGGAAAGAAGCCGATTGCTGAACCCAAGACCGCTCACGATCATATTGAAAAGCCCGTCTGACAAAATGGTCCGCCCGCTGGACGTTTCCAGCGGTTAGGAGCGAAAACCAAGGAGGCATCGATGTTCTCAGTGATCTTCGAAGTTCATCCCAAATCGGACCAGTGGGATGGCTATCTCGGCGTCGCTAAGATGCTCCGGCCGGAGTTGGAGCAGGTCGACGGCTTCATCGAGAACGTCCGCTACAAGAGCCTCACGCGGCCGGGCTGGCTCTTGTCGCTCTCCGGATGGCGGGACGAGAAATCCGTCGTGCGGTGGCGGACCGCGCAGCGGCATCATATCGCTCAAGAAAGGGGACGGTCTGAGATCCTGCGCGATTATCATCTTCGGGTCGGTGAGATCACGCGGGACACCCAGGTGCCGACCGGCCACACGATCGCCGAGCAACGTCTCGACGAAACAGAAGTGGGAGAAGGCACGACGGTGACTTTCATCGACGCCAAATGGCCGAGCGGCATCGTCGGACCGCCGGACGAGCCGGCGATTGCCGATCACCTCGGCCTGAATCCCGAGGCCGCCGGCTTGCTGAAGTGGGAGGTCTTCGATGCCGTCCTCACGCCTGGCGATGTTATCCTGATGATGGTGTGGAAGGCGAAAGACGATGCCACCGCGTTCTCGGCGTCGGTCAAGCTCCCGCCAGGCGCGCGTTTGCGGCAGGTCCGCGTAGTGCGGGACTACGGCATGTTCGATCGCAGGGAAGCTCCCCAATACTATCCGGAAGCCTCCCGACACGATGCATGACGCGTCCCGGAGCCCTGTCGGGATGCGCTCCGCCTGCACGCGGTCCCGAACTAGCCGTCGACGAACCTCATGGGACCGAGGAAGTCCATCTTGCCGACGCCACCAGCGGCCCCGAATGAGCCCATCGGCTCGGTCGGCCATCCGCGCTGAAGCCATGCGCCGTTTCTCTACCTGCTTGCGACGCCCCACCCGAAGACGAGTTTCAAACCCCTCATGAAATCGAAGATCTTCTATGGCTGGCGCGTCGTCGCGGCCTGCTTCATCGTCGCCTGCTTTTCGTGGGGCCTCGGACTTTTCGGATCGAGCGTCTATTTGCAGGCGGTGACGACGGCGCACGGTTGGTCCATCTCCCAGGTCTCTTCCGCCATAACGGTGTTTCTCTTGGTCAGCGCGGCCGGTCAGAGCGCGCTGGGTCGGAGTATCGCTCGTCACGGGCCTCGGCCCGCACTCCTCGTCGGCACGGTCTGCATGTGCTGCGGGGTCGTCGCGATCAGCCTGGTGGACCGTCCCTGGCAACTCTATCCGTGTTTCGTATTCCTCGGCATCGGCTGGGCGACCCTCTCGACGACCGGTATCTCCGCAACGGTGGCACCGTGGTTCGAGCGCTATCAGGGCCGCTCAATAACCCTCGCGATCATGGGCGCCAGTTTCGGCGCGATCCTAGGAGTTCCTGCTCTCCTCTATACCGTCGACCGGCTGGGTCTGCGCGCAGGTTTATGCACGGCAGGCGTCTTCACCGCTGTCGTGCTCCTTCCACTCATCGCAGGCGTTCTTCGTTATCGCGGTCCGGCGGATCTAGGATTGGCGCGAGACGGCGGGGTCCCTGGAGCGGACGGTGCGCCCGAACGCGCCAAGCACATTGCAACGCCTGAGAACCGTCGCCGTCTTCTTTGGAGCACGACGCTGGCTTTCGCCCTGACGTTGCTCGCGCAGATCGGCTTCATCGCTCATCACGTCGCATTGGCCGACCAGTTTCTCGGCAAGTTCGGCGCCGGCCTCTTGGTCAGCGCGACGGGTGCGGTAACGCTGTTCGGCCGGCTGTATTTAGCAAAGATAGTCGACGGTGCGCCGGTCCGGCGGCTCGCCTGCGAAGCCATGATCGCTCAATTGGGCGCCCTCCTCGCGATCGGCCTTTTCCCTTCGGCGACGACCCTGATCGTCGGGAGCCTGATCTACGGTTTCGCGATCGGACATGTGACAACCCTCAGCCCGATCGTCGTCCGCCGTGAATTCGGCGCCGAGGCCTTCGCCAAGGTGTACGGAACGGCTGCTACGTTCATCCAGTTCTTCTCGGCCTGCGGACCAGCCTTCATAGGATATCTCCATGAGCGGCTGGGAAGCTACCCCCCGGTACTGCTCGTCTCCGCGGGTATCACCGCGCTGGGCTGCGCTTCGCTATACCTCGGCCCGAAGAGAGAGTGATAAGCGGTTCCAGACCGTCCTATCGCCATCGGCTCGTCCTCTTGCGAACTGATAGCGATCCACGCCGCAAGGATTCCCCGGTTTACGCAGCGGCCTTCGAACGGGGGAGCCCATTCACCGTCTGCGACTATACGATCTCACTCCTTGGTGAGCCTGCAATGAATGTGCTAAACGTTGCGGGTGCGGTGCCTCTCAAGGGTGCCACACAAAAACAGACCGCCGGTCCGAAAAACTAATAAAATCAACGCCCCATGGGATTGCTGCAAGCGTTCAATTCTGTCTGGCAGCACCATCTTTTCAATAGCTTAGCTGACATCCCGCTCTCCTGACACCGTCGCCGGAAGCACCCCGGAAGCACGGCGGTCAGTTCTTGGAAGGGCCGAGGCGCCTCGACAGGCCGGCGAGAAGGAACACTGCTGTCAGAGCGGGCTGGACACCTTCCTGCGGTCCATCAGCCTAAAATCGCGCTGCGCTACGTAAGAGCTGACTGATAAGCGATCCGGGCGCGGAAGCGTCGAGGCCGCTTATTTCACTCGGCTCACGCCGATCTGCACGCTTGATGAGGCCGCGGTACTCTATATCGCAGGCTTCCTGCAGCGTGACGGGATCGTCCTCGTTGACGGCGATCTTGTGTCCTTTCGTGAGAAGTCCCGCAACATCCTAGCTAGACCAAGATCAAAGGGCGTGGAACATGGCCCGCTGGCGCTGATCGGCTCGCGCACGAAGCTTATGCAGCATTGGGCTGATCGGAGCGACCACTGGCTCGATCCGAAGAAGGTGATGCCGCGCAGGCCTAAATCACTTAAAAGCCCGCTACCGGGTCGCCTGCGCCGTCTAAATTCATAGTGCCGGGGTCGTTGAACGCGGACGCAGCGACCGCGAATTCTGTTGTCGAGCGTTCGAGTCGCGGGAGGCTATCGCCTTTGTCCATACCGACCAAACCTACGATATCTCGTCGATCCTTCGCCCGAGAGTGGCGTCACATCGCCCTTGGTGAAGCCGAAATGTCTTCATCAATTGCGCTTGATCGGCACGAGCGGGCCGGCTCGATGCGTCCCTCAAGAAACTTCGACGATGTTTTTGCCGAGGAATTTGCGAGCGGCCGATAGGCCTCGTCATCCGTATGGCACCTGACGTTGATCGAAGGCGCATCTACGTGCCCGCTATCGTCAAGAATAGAGATGCGGTATTCTCTCATGGCCGTCGCACCACGCCGCAAAAGATGCGCCGGGAAGTCGCCAGAGCCTCGGCTTTTCGGGTACCTATGATCTACCCCTGCTCAGCGTCTGTGGGGCATTGACCGGCAGTCTGCTACAAACTGCACTACCCGAACAACAGATCGGTTGCCTGACGGCTGCGCACTTCAAAAAACAAATGAAGCGCCTATATGAACGCTATCCCCGAACCATCCGGCGGCCTGCTTGTCCCAACAACTATCGATGTTCGACGTGCCGGCATCTTGTCCGCAAGGGCTCCGTTACACCGCTGATTTTGTACCGCCGGTTTCCGAGTCGGAGCTGATCGAGCGGATTCGAGAGTTGCCGCTTCAGCCCTTCCAGTTCGGGCAGTTCGAGGGTAAGAGGCGAGTTGCCTGATTCGGATTTCGGTACGATTACTCGTCACGACGAATGGAGGAAGCCGAACCGATACCATCTTGGCTCCATTACACCGTGGCGGCCGTCGAAAGGTTCGGCGGTCCGCCAACCAAGATCGGACAGGTGCTGTGTACGGAATATGACGTCGGCGTCGGGATCGGCTGGCATCGCGACAAGCCGCAATTCGACCGGATATTCGGACTGTCGTTGGGATCTGCGTGCAAGTTTCGATTTCGGCGTAATGCCGGCGAGCGATGGGAACGATTCACATTGGAGGCGGAGCCCCGGTCTCTCTACCTGATGTCCGGCGCAGCTAGGCAGAACTGGGAACACAGTATTCCGGCTGTCGAGTCGCCACGCTACTCGATCACGTTACGCACGATGGTCGAGGTCCGCGGAAACCGATGTGAAACGGCATCATTTGATGATCAGCGATCCTATCGGGCGCTAATCATGGCATGAGATCGAGCGCGCGCCATGTATTCTGGTGGCAGAGCCCTTGCTGATATTCGGGCAGTCGCCTTGTCGTTGAACTCGTTATAGTGATCGAACTGCAGCTGTTCGTCGCGCAGATGAGGCGCTGCGCCCGACGAATAACGCCGATTTGGCAGCGCTCCAAATCGGATCCCGACACGACCATCAAACTGGATAATTGCCCAGTGTAAGGCGCCTCACAACGACGTATAGCGCTTTAGCTTTTTAGTGCGTTCGGAGGGTGTTCGCATTTGCGGCGATTTCAACAGGTTGCCAAGCTTCGTCAAGAAATAATGGTTCGTTTCGAGCGCAACGGGGGCCTTTGAAGGGCTCGCCCTTAGAATTGTGCCGAGTTCAAGTTCCGCACCCGAAAATCAGTCCAAAGGCTTAGCGGTTGTGAGCGCGCACCCCGAATAGGCGCTTCAGTCGGTTGATCAAGAAGGACGGAGCCTGGACAGAATGAATTTGGTAGCTGCAGCTGGCGAGGTGTCCGGTCGAATTCGAACAGGTCCAGCGATGCGACCACGACGCAAATACACTTCGCCGGCGAAACCGCGGCGTTGACGGAAATCGGGTAGTTGGCGCGCCTGCGCTACGGCCAGTCATTCAATGAGCCGCATAAATGCGGAAAACCTCATTTGAGGACGCTTATCCAGGCCAGTTTGTATCTGCCCGGAAAAACACTTGTCGAGATCGATGCTATGCGCAGGCTCTCTATATCCCTATCCCCTAAGCCAGGCTTTCCGAGTTGTTTTATTACATCTATCATATAATATCGCCAACCGATCCGGGAGGAAGGTGCGATGCCGAACGCAGGGTGGAAGAAAACCGCTTGCAACATCTGCTACGTCAATTGCGGGGTCGAGGTCCTTCTCGAGGAGGATCGCATCGTTAAGGTGCGGGGCGATCGCGATAATCCGAAGTCGCAAGGCTACCTCTGCAACAAGGCGGCACGCATTCCCTTCTATGCTCATCATCGAGACCGGTTGACGACGCCATTGCGGCGGCGTCCCGATGGAGGCTTTGACGCCATCGATTGGGATACTGCGATCACCGAGATCGCAACCCGGCTACAGGATGTCGTCGACCGCCACGGCGGCAAGAGCATCGCTCTCTATGGTGGTGGCGGTCAGGGCAATCATGCCGGCGGCGCCTACGC from Bradyrhizobium sp. B124 includes:
- a CDS encoding efflux RND transporter permease subunit: MKLSHFFIEHPRFAAVISIFLTIFGAAAAFLLPVAQYPDIVPPTIQITTVYPGASADVVARTVATPLEQAINGVENMDYITSQSTGNGALAISVVFKIGSDPNTDLVLTQNRVQDTLSRLPQEVQAQGVQVKKTIDALLLGVHVYSPDGSRSPEYMSNYMLKIRDEIARLPGVSDFQIFGQRDYAMRIWIDPDKAAADNISANEILAALRAQNAQVSAGVLNAPPITTTDAAYQINVQALGRLTTPEQFGNIIVKSDSRGRVTRIHDIGRVELGSADYGSIAYADKYPSTPWFPKATPGANVVQVENAIWSKMAELKKSFPPGLDYIRIYDPTTFVSQSIAEVVKTIFIAIALVVGVVFLFLQTWRATIIPVIAIPVSLVGCFTVLAIFGISINNLSMFGLILAVGIVVDDAIVVVENVERNIAAGMSPREAAHKTMDEVSTALIAIALTLCAVFIPSAFISGISGLFFTQFAATIAASTIISVIVSLTLSPALCAVLLKPHAAHAKPRGISRIVQAAFGRFNAGFEWASSSYGRVTGRIIRASAVVGVVYLGLIGLTGFQMSRMPTGFIPSQDIGYQAVIVFLPPGSSLQRTDAVVREVNDIVLKEVPGPTHTSPVAGLDVTTGTIAPNVGTVFYGLPSLYGYHIPGVNAATMLPKVRAALAGIKDAVVIVVNPPPVQGLGSAGGFKLMVEDRGDHTPQELASATNTLVAAANKDPAFAGVFTLYNAGAPSLFADIDREKAEKVGLTPTDVFSTLQLYLGSQYVNDFNYLNRTYQVLAQADEALRKTPEDIGRLKVRNASNEMVPIGSVANFQHQTAPYRQPRYNLYPAADVLGTAAPGVASGTAAARMEALAKEVLPAGFAMEWTELSHQQEKQGIPTIAIFGASALFVFLVLAAQYESWKMPLAIVLIVPMCLLASATGLAFRGMPIDILAQIGFVVLVGLAAKNAILIVEFARQRQDHDGDTAEQAATEAARIRLRPILMTSAAFILGVFPLAVATGAGSEMRQSIGTAVFAGMIGVTIFGLMFTPAFYTFIRDFGSGKKPIAEPKTAHDHIEKPV
- a CDS encoding MFS transporter, producing MKSKIFYGWRVVAACFIVACFSWGLGLFGSSVYLQAVTTAHGWSISQVSSAITVFLLVSAAGQSALGRSIARHGPRPALLVGTVCMCCGVVAISLVDRPWQLYPCFVFLGIGWATLSTTGISATVAPWFERYQGRSITLAIMGASFGAILGVPALLYTVDRLGLRAGLCTAGVFTAVVLLPLIAGVLRYRGPADLGLARDGGVPGADGAPERAKHIATPENRRRLLWSTTLAFALTLLAQIGFIAHHVALADQFLGKFGAGLLVSATGAVTLFGRLYLAKIVDGAPVRRLACEAMIAQLGALLAIGLFPSATTLIVGSLIYGFAIGHVTTLSPIVVRREFGAEAFAKVYGTAATFIQFFSACGPAFIGYLHERLGSYPPVLLVSAGITALGCASLYLGPKRE
- a CDS encoding antibiotic biosynthesis monooxygenase, giving the protein MFSVIFEVHPKSDQWDGYLGVAKMLRPELEQVDGFIENVRYKSLTRPGWLLSLSGWRDEKSVVRWRTAQRHHIAQERGRSEILRDYHLRVGEITRDTQVPTGHTIAEQRLDETEVGEGTTVTFIDAKWPSGIVGPPDEPAIADHLGLNPEAAGLLKWEVFDAVLTPGDVILMMVWKAKDDATAFSASVKLPPGARLRQVRVVRDYGMFDRREAPQYYPEASRHDA